From the genome of Zalophus californianus isolate mZalCal1 chromosome 6, mZalCal1.pri.v2, whole genome shotgun sequence, one region includes:
- the RNASE10 gene encoding inactive ribonuclease-like protein 10, which yields MKLTLVQIFFMMLLLLLGLGLGLGLGLQMAAAVLEESEQSLSELWSSDSEDKTKATKGEGSRTTETLLLSNKGVVQPGWAKDTVLGEDEVQGSKMLRAEPLLQSHKDYLRSDLMARECNSLMVQKLKEHNRTCINQYTFIHEDLDTVKAVCNSPVVACELKGGKCHRSSRPFDLTLCRLSKPGQVTPHCNYLTFIFEKYIIISCNDMKVQIMSGQ from the coding sequence ATGAAGCTGACTCTGGTGCAGATCTTCTTCATGATGTTGCTGCTCCtactgggcctggggctgggcctggggctggggcttcaGATGGCTGCAGCAGTCCTGGAGGAGAGCGAGCAGTCCCTGAGTGAGCTGTGGTCCAGTGACTCAGAGGACAAGACCAAGGCCACGAAAGGAGAGGGCAGCCGAACTACAGAAACCTTGCTGCTTAGCAACAAAGGAGTGGTGCAACCAGGCTGGGCCAAAGACACCGTCCTCGGGGAAGACGAAGTTCAGGGAAGCAAGATGCTCAGAGCTGAGCCTCTCCTTCAGAGCCACAAAGACTACCTTAGGTCTGACCTGATGGCCAGGGAATGCAACAGCCTGATGGTACAGAAGCTGAAGGAGCACAACCGCACGTGCATAAACCAGTACACATTCATCCACGAGGATCTGGATACGGTCAAAGCTGTCTGTAACAGTCCCGTGGTTGCCTGTGAGCTCAAGGGGGGCAAATGCCACAGAAGCTCCCGGCCTTTCGATTTGACACTCTGCAGGCTGTCCAAACCAGGCCAGGTCACTCCTCACTGCAATTACctcactttcatttttgaaaagtatatCATTATATCTTGTAATGACATGAAGGTCCAGATAATGTCTGGACAATGA